The Methanosphaera stadtmanae DSM 3091 genome includes a window with the following:
- the hacA gene encoding homoaconitase large subunit: MSMTISEKILAKSSGNEKVEAGEIVMADIDTAMVHDLTGPLTLQALEKINTNKVWDPDKIVIPFDHQVPADTLDAAKNHQILRKFVKEQGIKNFYDVYEGVCHQVLPEKGHVLPGTIVVGSDSHTCTHGALGAFGTGIGSTDMAMVFATGQLWFKVPETLQFNVTGDLKENVTSKDVILNIIGQIGQDGARYKACEYTGETVQNMDMSDRMVLSNMAIECGGKTGIVPADKITDEYLKNRTTKQYTKFTTDKDAASLEVMDIDVSDLEPQVACPNYVDNVKPASEVEDVEIDQVFIGSCTNGRLKDLEQAARVLKGNKINPGVRTLVIPASRTIYKQALDEGLMDIFVDAGALICNPCCGPCLGGHVGVIGDGEVSLSTSNRNFKGRQGSPEGKVYLSSPIVAAESAITGHITAPEKK, encoded by the coding sequence ATGTCAATGACAATATCTGAAAAAATATTAGCAAAATCATCTGGCAATGAAAAAGTAGAAGCTGGAGAAATAGTCATGGCAGATATTGATACTGCTATGGTACATGACCTTACAGGTCCATTAACATTACAAGCACTAGAAAAAATTAATACTAATAAAGTATGGGATCCTGATAAAATAGTAATTCCTTTTGATCATCAGGTACCTGCAGATACTTTAGATGCTGCAAAAAATCATCAAATATTAAGAAAATTTGTAAAAGAACAGGGAATAAAAAACTTTTATGATGTATATGAAGGTGTTTGTCACCAAGTATTACCAGAAAAAGGACATGTACTTCCAGGAACAATAGTAGTTGGTAGTGACTCACATACATGTACACATGGAGCATTAGGAGCTTTTGGAACAGGAATTGGATCAACTGATATGGCTATGGTATTTGCAACAGGACAATTATGGTTTAAAGTACCAGAAACATTACAATTTAATGTAACAGGTGATTTAAAAGAAAATGTTACAAGTAAAGATGTAATATTAAATATCATAGGACAAATAGGGCAAGATGGTGCAAGATATAAAGCATGTGAATATACTGGAGAAACAGTACAAAATATGGATATGTCTGATCGTATGGTATTAAGTAATATGGCAATAGAATGTGGTGGAAAAACTGGAATTGTACCAGCAGATAAAATAACTGATGAATATCTTAAAAACAGAACCACAAAACAATATACAAAATTCACAACAGATAAAGATGCAGCAAGCTTAGAAGTTATGGATATTGATGTTTCAGATTTAGAACCACAAGTTGCATGTCCAAATTATGTGGATAATGTAAAACCAGCAAGTGAAGTTGAAGATGTGGAAATAGATCAAGTATTTATAGGTTCATGTACGAATGGTAGACTTAAAGATTTAGAACAAGCAGCACGTGTTCTTAAAGGAAATAAAATCAATCCAGGAGTAAGAACATTAGTAATACCAGCATCACGTACAATTTATAAACAAGCATTAGATGAAGGTTTAATGGATATATTTGTAGATGCAGGAGCATTAATTTGTAATCCATGTTGTGGACCATGTCTTGGTGGACATGTGGGTGTGATTGGAGATGGAGAAGTAAGTTTATCAACATCTAATCGTAACTTCAAAGGAAGACAAGGAAGTCCTGAAGGAAAAGTATATCTTAGTTCACCAATAGTAGCAGCAGAAAGTGCAATTACTGGACATATAACAGCACCAGAAAAAAAATAA